TATCTGGATGATGATGCATTAGATTCAACTTAGTTTGTTGTTCCATCATTAAATCTACCGTCTTGCTCATGAGGTCAAAATAGCCTAGTTTTTCTTCTTTTAGCTCTTCTTTACGGCTGGGAACTAGTTTATGTAATTGTTGATAGAAATCTTTCATCCTTTTCTGATAAGCATTCTCTTTTTCTTTGGTTTCCTTTTTTGTAAGCATGGGTTTAATCACCGGAACATTAGCTCCAACATCTACAGCTACTAAAATATCTCCATCAACTCGTTTAGCATAACTCATGGGGAGGTTATTCATAAGGCCACCATCAACCAAAAAACCATCCTCAGTTTTTACTGGAGTAAGTACATTGGGAATTGAAATACTTGCACGAATAGCATCGTAGATACTTCCTTCTGTAAATACAACTTCCTCTTTTTTGATGAGGTTAACAGCCAATGCTGCGAAATAAATAGGGAAATCTTCGATGGGTTTATCGCTAATAAACTCTTTCATTCTATTGAGCACTTTATCGCCTTTTATCATGCCATGTGTACTTAGAGTGAAATCCACAAGATTAAAAACCTTTCTTCTATCTAAGGTATACATCCAGTTTTTGAATTCTTCCATTTTGCCCATAGCATAAACACCTCCAACGAGAGCTCCCATAGATGTTCCTACTACGCTATGAATTTCGTAACCACGCTTTTCTATTTCCTCTATTACACCAATATGAGCCAAACCCCTAGCTCCTCCTCCGGATAATACTAAACTTACTTTTTTTGGCATTGACACTGTTTTTTTTATTGCCACAAAGGCTCTAAGATACTAAGATTCACAAAGATATTATATTTTAAATT
This is a stretch of genomic DNA from Lentimicrobium sp. L6. It encodes these proteins:
- a CDS encoding patatin-like phospholipase family protein; translated protein: MPKKVSLVLSGGGARGLAHIGVIEEIEKRGYEIHSVVGTSMGALVGGVYAMGKMEEFKNWMYTLDRRKVFNLVDFTLSTHGMIKGDKVLNRMKEFISDKPIEDFPIYFAALAVNLIKKEEVVFTEGSIYDAIRASISIPNVLTPVKTEDGFLVDGGLMNNLPMSYAKRVDGDILVAVDVGANVPVIKPMLTKKETKEKENAYQKRMKDFYQQLHKLVPSRKEELKEEKLGYFDLMSKTVDLMMEQQTKLNLMHHHPDILVEISRESAGTYDFYKAEELVEIGRMAFLQTIKKD